Proteins co-encoded in one Erinaceus europaeus chromosome 2, mEriEur2.1, whole genome shotgun sequence genomic window:
- the LOC132533836 gene encoding zinc finger protein 549-like: protein MATAAQTDLARERVTFEDVAVYFSQDEWGILDDAQRVLYIDVMLDSLALTVSVGGQGIEAEEAPSEPSVLIRIVSQAVTSKPSLPVQKTRPCERCVEVAKDILLLAEHHGVLPGQESHVCAACGSLFLPSQRPNPHQRQWSGGRCIQRDNGTVLVSSCESPVSDNIVPCEEAEGSPSSLVLPQKETTHRGQSPHRNRKAPETPQERHRCSECVQVSKEEAGPGVRGDSPRAESPYKCNECGKSFIFKRRLLEHQRIHTGEKPHECPECGKFFRQRSTLSEHQKIHRKERPHKCSECEQSFIYKKCLIAHQRIHTGEKPYKCYECGKSFRQRSNLSQHQKCHSEERLYKCSECEKSFNAKKRLREHLRAHTGEKPHESPQRGKAFQQRSCLTEHLKCHSEEGPGQCSSCGKTLP from the exons ATGGCGACGGCGGCGCAGACCGACCTGGCTCGC GAGCGGGTGACCTTTGAGGACGTGGCTGTGTACTTCTCCCAGGACGAGTGGGGGATCCTGGACGATGCCCAGAGGGTCCTGTACATCGATGTGATGCTGGACAGCTTGGCCCTCACGGTCTCAGTAG GTGGCCAGGGAATAGAAGCCGAGGAGGCCCCTTCCGAACCAAGCGTTTTGATCAGAATAGTCTCGCAGGCCGTTACCTCAAAGCCCAGTCTTCCTGTCCAGAAGACTCGTCCCTGTGAAAGGTGTGTGGAGGTCGCGAAAGACATCTTGCTCCTGGCTGAACACCACGGAGTGCTTCCCGGGCAGGAGTCGCATGTCTGTGCGGCGTGCGGAAGTCTGTTTCTTCCCAGTCAGCGCCCAAACCCGCACCAGCGGCAGTGGAGTGGAGGCAGGTGCATCCAAAGAGACAACGGCACCGTGCTCGTGAGCAGCTGTGAAAGCCCCGTGTCAGACAACATTGTGCCGTGTGAGGAAGCCGAAGGGTCTCCGAGCAGCCTGGTCCTTCCCCAGAAAGAAACCACCCACAGAGGACAGAGTCCACACAGAAACAGGAAGGCTCCGGAGACGCCACAGGAGCGCCACAGGTGCAGTGAATGTGTGCAGGTCTCCAAGGAAGAGGCCGGGCCCGGCGTGCGTGGGGACAGTCCCCGTGCGGAGAGCCCTTATAAGTGCAACGAGTGCGGAAAATCCTTCATCTTCAAAAGAAGGCTTCTTGAACACCAGAGAATTCACACTGGGGAGAAGCCTCACGAGTGCCCTGAATGTGGGAAATTCTTTAGGCAGAGGTCTACCCTCAGTGAGCACCAGAAAATTCACAGGAAAGAAAGACCTCATAAGTGCAGTGAGTGCGAACAATCCTTCATCTACAAAAAATGTCTTATCGCGCACCAAAGAATCCACACGGGAGAAAAACCATATAAGTGTTATGAGTGTGGAAAGTCCTTTCGACAGAGATCCAACCTCAGTCAACACCAGAAATGTCACAGTGAAGAAAGACTCTACAAGTGCAGTGAATGTGAGAAGTCCTTCAACGCCAAAAAAAGGCTCCGTGAGCACCTCAGAGCGCACACTGGAGAAAAGCCTCATGAGTCTCCTCAGCGTGGAAAAGCTTTTCAGCAGAGGTCTTGCCTCACTGAACACCTGAAATGTCACAGCGAAGAAGGACCTGGCCAGTGCAGTAGCTGTGGGAAGACCCTCCCCTGA
- the LOC132537079 gene encoding uncharacterized protein LOC132537079 produces MAEDDFCVLSTLGAGSFSVVVLARHRHSGRKVVIKKMKMLGQTGLEMAHHECNVMRGLSHPNILPLLGTIERAFQLQLVMPYVRGGDLRDYLCRKGPMREEEARRVFRQLASAMEYCHAKGIAHRDLKPENILVQSLNRVKITDFGLSGNFLQQSMDSLQGTLGYMAPEIVTGGTYGPGVDIWSLGERIGWPEILSHPWVTQGMGPMEAYREPTSSDEPAPAEQSIPSSLLPSGGRELRERCSLHPAEARAPAASELSAAEDPAAP; encoded by the exons ATGGCCGAGGACGACTTCTGTGTCCTGAGCACCCTTGGGGCCGGCAGCTTCTCTGTCGTCGTGCTGGCCCGCCATCGTCACAGCGGCAGAAAAGTTGTCATCAAGAAGATGAAGATGCTGGGGCAGACAGGCCTGGAGATGGCGCATCACGAGTGCAACGTCATGCGAGGTCTGAGCCACCCCAACATCTTGCCCCTGCTGGGCACCATAGAGAGGGCATTCCAACTGCAGCTGGTCATGCCCTACGTGAGGGGGGGAGACCTGCGGGACTATCTCTGCCGCAAGGGCcccatgagggaggaggaggccagaagGGTGTTCCGCCAGTTGGCCTCGGCTATGGAATATTGCCACGCCAAAGGAATCGCTCACAGGGACCTGAAACCTGAGAATATTCTCGTGCAAAGCCTGAACCGGGTCAAGATCACGGACTTTGGCCTGAGTGGCAATTTTCTTCAGCAGTCCATGGACAGCCTGCAGGGCACCTTGGGCTACATGGCGCCCGAGATAGTGACGGGGGGCACCTACGGCCCCGGGgtggacatctggagcctgggg GAGCGAATTGGCTGGCCAGAGATCCTGAGCCACCCATGGGTGACCCAGGGCATGGGGCCCATGGAAGCCTACAGGGAACCCACCTCCTCCGATGAGCCAGCCCCAGCTGAGCAGTCCATTCCTTCCAGCCTGCTGCCAA gtggaggccgagagctgagagagagatgcTCCCTGCATCCCGCTGAGGCCAGGGCCCCTGCTGCCTCTGAACTGTCTGCTGCTGAAGACCCCGCTGCCCCATAG